The proteins below are encoded in one region of Citrobacter enshiensis:
- the pxpA gene encoding 5-oxoprolinase subunit PxpA, with product MKIDLNADLGEGCASDSELLTLVSSANIACGFHAGDATTMLVSVREALKNGVAIGAHPSFPDRENFGRTAMTLPPETVYAQTLYQIGALASIAKAEGGVMRHVKPHGMLYNQAAKDAQLADAIARAVHACDPALILVGLAGSELIRAGAHYGLTTRQEVFADRGYLADGSLVPRTQPGALIEDEEQSLAQTLEMVQSGRVKSITGEWAKVEAQTVCLHGDGEHALAFARRLRAAFNACDIQIGA from the coding sequence ATGAAAATTGACCTCAATGCAGACTTAGGTGAAGGCTGCGCCAGCGACAGCGAACTGCTCACGCTGGTCTCCTCTGCCAACATCGCCTGCGGATTTCACGCGGGCGATGCGACAACCATGCTGGTCAGCGTGCGTGAAGCGCTAAAAAATGGTGTGGCGATTGGCGCACACCCCAGTTTTCCGGATCGGGAAAACTTTGGTCGCACCGCCATGACGCTGCCGCCGGAAACGGTGTATGCCCAAACGCTGTATCAAATTGGCGCGCTGGCGTCGATCGCAAAGGCGGAAGGCGGCGTGATGCGCCACGTTAAACCACACGGCATGTTGTATAACCAGGCAGCCAAAGACGCGCAGCTGGCAGATGCCATCGCCAGGGCGGTGCATGCCTGCGATCCGGCGTTGATTCTGGTGGGACTGGCCGGCAGTGAACTGATCCGCGCAGGCGCACACTATGGCCTGACAACGCGTCAGGAAGTGTTTGCCGATCGAGGGTATCTGGCGGATGGCAGTCTGGTGCCGCGCACCCAGCCCGGGGCGCTTATCGAAGACGAAGAACAGTCTCTGGCGCAAACCCTGGAGATGGTGCAGTCCGGGCGAGTCAAAAGCATTACCGGCGAGTGGGCGAAGGTGGAGGCGCAGACGGTGTGTCTTCACGGCGATGGCGAGCACGCACTCGCTTTTGCCCGTCGCTTGCGCGCCGCATTCAACGCATGCGATATTCAGATTGGCGCATAA
- a CDS encoding YbgA family protein: MSEKIPVGISACLLGDAVRFDGGHKRLEFAVETLSPWVHFEAVCPEMAIGLPVPRPALRLVKDEGGAFALRFSDKREGNLTDAMTTFSHVRVTGFEHLCGYIVCAKSPSCGMERVRVYDADGKNNRKAGRGIYTSILMETFPWLPVEEDGRLHDPQIRENFVERIYALHELNGIRQQGLTRAALLGYHSRYKLLLLAHSQPEYRDLGRFVAAIHDWPDLDVYFSEYRLRLMTLLSHPATRRNHTNVLMHVQGYFRNQLNARQRQELTALIDGYRRATQPLLAPITLLKHYMAEYPDAYLCGQRYFDPWPEALRLRYGS; this comes from the coding sequence ATGAGTGAGAAAATCCCTGTTGGCATCAGCGCCTGTTTATTAGGCGACGCGGTTCGCTTTGATGGCGGGCATAAACGGCTGGAATTTGCCGTTGAAACGTTATCCCCCTGGGTTCATTTTGAAGCGGTTTGCCCGGAAATGGCGATCGGTCTGCCTGTACCCAGACCCGCATTGCGTCTGGTGAAAGATGAAGGCGGCGCCTTCGCGTTACGCTTTAGCGATAAGCGGGAAGGGAACCTGACCGATGCCATGACCACGTTCAGCCATGTGCGAGTTACCGGGTTCGAACATTTGTGCGGGTACATCGTTTGCGCCAAATCGCCCAGTTGCGGGATGGAGCGCGTACGTGTCTACGATGCTGACGGCAAAAACAACCGTAAAGCCGGGCGCGGGATCTACACCTCGATTTTAATGGAAACCTTTCCGTGGCTGCCGGTGGAAGAGGACGGGCGGCTGCACGATCCGCAAATTCGTGAAAACTTTGTCGAACGCATCTATGCGCTGCATGAACTGAATGGGATTCGTCAACAGGGACTGACCCGCGCGGCGCTGTTGGGTTATCACAGCCGCTACAAACTGCTGCTGCTGGCGCATTCACAGCCGGAGTATCGGGACCTGGGGCGTTTTGTGGCGGCCATTCACGACTGGCCGGATCTCGACGTTTATTTTTCAGAGTACCGCCTGCGGTTAATGACGCTGCTCTCGCACCCCGCCACCCGGCGTAATCACACCAATGTTCTGATGCATGTTCAGGGATATTTCCGTAACCAATTGAATGCCCGTCAACGCCAGGAGCTGACCGCGCTGATCGACGGGTATCGCCGCGCGACGCAACCGCTGCTTGCGCCGATCACGTTACTCAAACACTATATGGCGGAGTATCCGGATGCTTACCTTTGTGGGCAACGTTACTTTGATCCCTGGCCCGAGGCCCTGCGTTTGCGCTACGGAAGCTAA
- the kdpF gene encoding K(+)-transporting ATPase subunit F produces MSTGVIIGIGLVFLLLVYLVYALINAEAF; encoded by the coding sequence GTGAGTACAGGCGTGATAATCGGCATCGGGCTGGTTTTCTTGTTATTGGTTTATCTGGTGTATGCCTTGATTAATGCGGAGGCATTCTGA
- a CDS encoding DUF979 domain-containing protein has protein sequence MNFQQSYLYWLAGVVLLLVAVMSWRDKANPRRLTTGLFWGVYGLLFLLGDWTYSFVGDKRTVHIAVGVAVVLMALIAGFGGVKLGSYHQRTREQRQESATRLGNRLFYPALAIPVVTVIGVLMFNHIPGLQDALFGPGNHSTLVTLFSMTAGTVIGLGMAIKMTHESVHQPIQEARRLLDSIGWAFILPQILATLGLLFTAAGVGSGISYLTQHYLAVDSRFVAVAVYTIGMALLTMVMGNAFAAFPIVTAGIGIPILVLQHGGNPAVMAAIGMFSGYCGTLMTPMAANFNIVPAALLELPDKNAVIKAQVPTGVLLLLVNVFLMYFLMFL, from the coding sequence ATGAATTTTCAGCAAAGCTATCTCTATTGGCTGGCCGGCGTGGTGTTGCTGCTGGTCGCCGTGATGTCCTGGCGGGATAAAGCCAATCCGCGCCGTTTAACGACCGGATTGTTCTGGGGCGTTTATGGCCTGCTGTTTTTATTGGGCGACTGGACATATTCATTCGTTGGCGACAAACGTACGGTGCATATCGCGGTCGGCGTGGCGGTGGTACTGATGGCCCTGATTGCCGGTTTTGGCGGCGTGAAACTGGGCAGCTATCACCAGCGTACCCGCGAGCAGCGTCAGGAGAGCGCCACCCGTCTGGGCAACCGCCTGTTTTATCCGGCGCTGGCGATCCCGGTGGTGACGGTGATAGGCGTACTGATGTTCAACCACATACCCGGATTGCAGGATGCGCTGTTTGGCCCCGGCAATCATTCCACGCTGGTCACGCTGTTTTCGATGACCGCAGGGACAGTGATCGGCCTGGGGATGGCGATAAAAATGACCCATGAGAGTGTCCATCAGCCGATTCAGGAGGCACGTCGTCTTCTGGATTCTATTGGCTGGGCCTTCATCCTGCCGCAAATTCTCGCCACGTTGGGGTTACTGTTTACGGCGGCGGGCGTTGGCAGTGGGATTTCGTATCTCACCCAACACTACCTTGCCGTTGACAGTCGCTTTGTGGCCGTGGCGGTTTACACAATCGGTATGGCGCTGCTGACCATGGTGATGGGCAATGCGTTTGCCGCCTTCCCGATTGTGACGGCGGGAATTGGCATTCCGATTCTGGTGTTGCAGCACGGTGGCAATCCGGCGGTGATGGCGGCCATCGGCATGTTCTCCGGCTACTGCGGAACGCTGATGACGCCGATGGCGGCCAACTTCAACATCGTACCGGCAGCGCTGCTGGAACTGCCGGATAAAAACGCGGTCATCAAAGCGCAGGTGCCGACCGGCGTGCTGCTGCTGTTGGTCAACGTGTTCCTGATGTATTTCCTGATGTTCCTGTAA
- a CDS encoding YbfA family protein encodes MELYKEYPAHIVLLRRTFAVMAGVLALPVMLFWKDRARFYSYLHRVWSKTSDKPVWMDQAEKATCDFY; translated from the coding sequence ATGGAACTCTATAAAGAATATCCTGCACACATTGTCTTGTTACGCCGTACTTTTGCCGTTATGGCTGGTGTACTGGCGCTGCCGGTGATGTTGTTCTGGAAAGACCGCGCCCGTTTTTATAGCTATCTGCATCGCGTCTGGTCGAAAACCAGCGATAAGCCGGTGTGGATGGATCAGGCTGAAAAAGCCACCTGCGATTTTTATTAA
- the pxpC gene encoding 5-oxoprolinase subunit PxpC, with the protein MLNIIRAGLYTSVQDGGRHGYRQSGISHCGALDKPALHIANLLVGNDANAAALEVTLGQLVVEFMADGWFALTGASCEARLDGKPVWTGWRLPMKAGQRLTLKRPQHGMRSYLAIAGGIDVPPVMGSCSTDLKVGIGGLGGRLLKDGDRLATGKPARQFSGPQGVKQLLWGNRIRALPGPEYHEFDAASQEAFWRSPWQLSPQSNRMGYRLQGQPLTRTTDRELMSHGLLPGVVQVPHNGQPIVLMNDAQTTGGYPRIACIIEADMYHLAQIPLGQPIHFVQCSLEEALKARRDQQRYVEQLTWRLNDEN; encoded by the coding sequence ATGCTGAATATTATTCGTGCGGGTCTGTACACCTCCGTGCAGGATGGCGGACGGCATGGCTATCGTCAGTCCGGGATTAGCCACTGTGGTGCGCTGGATAAACCGGCATTGCACATCGCCAATCTGCTGGTGGGCAATGATGCCAATGCCGCGGCACTGGAAGTGACGCTGGGTCAGCTGGTGGTGGAGTTTATGGCCGACGGCTGGTTTGCCCTGACCGGCGCAAGCTGTGAGGCGCGACTGGACGGCAAACCCGTCTGGACAGGCTGGCGGCTGCCGATGAAGGCAGGACAGCGCCTGACGCTAAAACGACCGCAACACGGGATGCGCAGCTATTTGGCCATCGCGGGCGGGATTGATGTCCCGCCGGTGATGGGGTCATGCAGTACCGATCTGAAAGTGGGGATCGGTGGTCTGGGAGGCCGACTGCTAAAAGACGGAGACCGCCTGGCGACAGGGAAACCGGCGCGGCAATTCAGCGGTCCGCAGGGGGTTAAGCAACTGCTATGGGGGAACCGGATCCGCGCTCTGCCTGGCCCGGAATATCATGAATTTGATGCGGCCTCGCAGGAGGCATTCTGGCGCTCGCCCTGGCAACTCAGCCCGCAAAGTAACCGGATGGGCTATCGTTTGCAGGGACAGCCGTTAACACGCACCACGGATCGTGAACTGATGTCCCACGGTTTACTGCCTGGCGTCGTGCAGGTGCCGCACAATGGTCAGCCGATAGTCCTGATGAATGATGCTCAGACAACGGGCGGCTATCCGCGTATCGCCTGCATTATCGAAGCCGATATGTACCACCTGGCGCAAATTCCCCTCGGACAGCCGATTCATTTTGTTCAGTGTTCGCTGGAGGAGGCGCTAAAAGCGCGCCGGGATCAGCAACGTTACGTGGAACAGCTCACATGGCGACTCAATGATGAAAATTGA
- the ybgI gene encoding radiation resistance protein YbgI: MKNTELEHLINEKLNSAAISDYAPNGLQVEGKTTVQKIVTGVTASQALLDEAVRLQADAVIVHHGYFWKGESPVIRGMKRNRLKTLLTHDINLYGWHLPLDAHPELGNNAQLAALLGITVMGEIEPLVPWGELAMPVPGLELASWIEARLGRKPLWCGDTGPDTVQRVAWCTGGGQSFIDSAARFGVDAFITGEVSEQTIHSAREQGLHFYAAGHHATERGGIRALSEWLNENTDLDVTFIDIPNPA, from the coding sequence ATGAAAAACACTGAACTGGAACATCTGATCAACGAAAAGCTAAACAGTGCGGCCATCAGTGATTACGCGCCGAATGGATTGCAGGTTGAAGGAAAAACAACGGTACAAAAAATCGTGACCGGTGTAACGGCAAGCCAGGCGTTGCTTGACGAAGCCGTCCGCCTGCAGGCAGATGCGGTTATCGTTCATCATGGTTACTTCTGGAAAGGGGAATCACCGGTTATCCGTGGAATGAAGCGTAACCGACTGAAAACACTGCTGACCCATGATATTAACCTCTACGGCTGGCACCTGCCGCTGGATGCCCATCCTGAACTGGGCAACAACGCGCAGCTCGCGGCGTTGCTCGGGATCACCGTAATGGGTGAGATTGAGCCGTTAGTTCCGTGGGGCGAGCTGGCGATGCCGGTTCCGGGACTGGAGCTGGCATCATGGATTGAAGCGCGCCTGGGACGTAAACCGTTATGGTGTGGGGATACCGGGCCGGATACGGTTCAGCGTGTGGCGTGGTGTACCGGTGGCGGTCAAAGCTTTATCGACAGCGCCGCCCGTTTTGGCGTCGATGCATTTATTACGGGCGAAGTGTCTGAACAGACGATTCATTCCGCGCGTGAACAGGGACTGCATTTTTATGCCGCCGGACACCACGCGACCGAGCGTGGCGGTATTCGTGCGTTAAGCGAATGGCTGAATGAAAACACCGATCTTGACGTTACCTTTATTGATATTCCCAATCCGGCATAA
- a CDS encoding AbrB family transcriptional regulator: MPVLQWSSLFLLSLLLSLIFLFLHLPAALLLGPMIAGIVFSMKGVTLRLPRSAFLAAQAILGCMIAQNMTGSILTTLAVNWPVVLAILLVTLLSSAAVGWLLVRYSGLPGNTGAWGSSPGGAAAMVAMAQDYGADIRLVAFMQYLRVLFVAGAAVLVTRIALGDGAEAVSQQIEWFPPLSLNLLTTLLLAAVAGIAGRVLRIPSGTMLLPMLAGAVLHSGGIIEIELPEWLLAAAYMAIGWRIGLGFDKQVFFMALRPLPQILASIFALLAICAAMAWGLAHYMQIDFMTAYLATSPGGLDTVAVIAAGSNANMALIMAMQTLRLFSILLTGPAVARFISTHAPKQPLS, encoded by the coding sequence ATGCCCGTTTTGCAGTGGAGTTCGTTATTTCTGCTCTCTCTCCTGCTCTCGCTGATTTTTCTCTTCTTGCATCTCCCGGCGGCACTTCTGCTCGGTCCCATGATCGCAGGCATTGTATTCAGTATGAAAGGCGTCACTCTCCGCCTTCCCCGTTCCGCTTTTCTTGCTGCGCAGGCAATTCTTGGCTGTATGATTGCGCAAAACATGACCGGTTCGATATTGACCACCCTGGCGGTGAACTGGCCGGTTGTGCTGGCCATCCTGTTAGTCACGCTGCTCTCCAGCGCGGCGGTTGGCTGGCTGTTGGTGCGCTATAGCGGCTTACCAGGCAACACCGGCGCGTGGGGTTCGTCTCCCGGCGGGGCAGCGGCGATGGTCGCCATGGCCCAGGATTACGGCGCAGATATTCGACTGGTGGCATTTATGCAATACCTGCGGGTACTGTTCGTTGCAGGCGCAGCGGTCTTAGTCACGCGTATTGCGCTGGGCGACGGTGCCGAAGCGGTCAGCCAACAGATTGAATGGTTCCCGCCGCTCAGCCTGAACCTGTTAACCACCCTGCTGCTTGCTGCGGTCGCGGGAATTGCCGGGCGCGTGTTGCGCATTCCTTCCGGCACCATGCTGCTGCCGATGCTGGCGGGCGCGGTGCTGCATTCAGGTGGGATCATTGAAATTGAATTACCGGAATGGTTGCTGGCGGCGGCTTACATGGCGATCGGCTGGCGTATTGGGCTGGGTTTCGACAAACAGGTGTTCTTTATGGCGCTGCGCCCGCTGCCGCAAATTCTGGCCTCTATCTTTGCTCTATTGGCAATTTGCGCAGCAATGGCATGGGGACTCGCCCACTACATGCAGATTGATTTTATGACCGCTTACCTTGCCACCAGCCCCGGAGGGCTGGATACGGTGGCGGTGATCGCCGCTGGCAGCAATGCCAACATGGCGCTGATCATGGCGATGCAGACCCTGAGGCTGTTTAGCATTTTGCTAACCGGTCCCGCCGTGGCCCGGTTTATTTCAACCCATGCGCCGAAACAGCCGCTGTCATGA
- the pxpB gene encoding 5-oxoprolinase subunit PxpB, which yields MQRARCYLLGETAVVLELEPPVTLATQKRIWRLTQRLAELPNVAEAIPGMNNITVILHEPQTLALDAIERLQRWWEESVALEPDSRFIEIPVTYGGAGGPDLAEVARHSGLSEKQVVELHSSVEYVVWFLGFQPGFPYLGNLPEQLHTPRRAEPRLIVPAGSVGIGGAQTGIYPLPTPGGWQLIGHTSLKLFDPMRDEPILLRPGDSVRFVPQKEGVC from the coding sequence GTGCAACGAGCGCGTTGTTATCTGTTGGGTGAAACGGCGGTGGTGCTTGAACTTGAACCGCCGGTCACTCTGGCTACCCAAAAACGGATCTGGCGGTTGACACAGCGTCTGGCCGAGCTGCCGAATGTGGCGGAAGCCATACCGGGAATGAACAATATCACGGTTATTTTGCATGAGCCGCAAACCCTGGCGCTGGATGCCATAGAGCGCCTGCAGCGCTGGTGGGAAGAGAGCGTGGCGCTGGAGCCTGACTCACGTTTTATTGAAATTCCGGTCACTTACGGCGGGGCTGGGGGACCGGATCTGGCCGAGGTGGCCCGACACAGCGGCCTGAGTGAGAAGCAGGTGGTTGAACTGCATTCGTCCGTCGAGTACGTGGTCTGGTTTTTAGGTTTTCAGCCTGGTTTCCCCTATCTTGGGAACTTACCGGAACAATTACATACCCCGAGACGCGCGGAGCCACGCCTGATTGTTCCGGCAGGTTCCGTGGGCATCGGCGGCGCGCAAACGGGGATTTACCCCTTACCGACGCCGGGCGGCTGGCAGTTGATCGGTCATACCTCGCTAAAACTGTTCGATCCGATGCGGGACGAACCGATTCTGTTGCGTCCCGGAGACAGTGTGCGATTTGTGCCGCAGAAGGAGGGCGTATGCTGA
- the phrB gene encoding deoxyribodipyrimidine photo-lyase: MTTHLVWFRRDLRLHDNLALAAACRDRSARVLALFISTPAQWAAHDMSPRQAALVNTQLNALQIALAEKGIPLLFREVDDFAASVGVVSEVCQQHGVSHLFYNYQYEVNERQRDVAVERALSHVVCEGFDDSVILPPGAVMTGNHEMYKVFTPFKNAWLKRLKEEMPACVAAPERRDGGAMSCDITSLTLTMPQQDFDPTLFPAGEKAAIAKLRQFCQQTAERYEQLRDFPALDGTSRLSASLATGGLSPRQCLHRLLAEQPQAVDGGAGSVWLNELIWREFYRHLITFYPGLCQHRPFIPWTDRVPWNRNAAHFQAWREGKTGYPIVDAAMRQLNATGWMHNRLRMITASFLVKDLLIDWREGERYFMSTLIDGDLAANNGGWQWAASTGTDAAPYFRIFNPTTQGEKFDRDGDFIRRWVPELRNVPGKAIHTPWTWAQKEGVTLDYPHPIVDHKQARLETLAAYDAARKSDA; this comes from the coding sequence ATGACCACCCATCTGGTCTGGTTTCGTCGTGATTTACGTCTGCATGATAATCTTGCTTTAGCTGCCGCCTGCCGGGATCGTTCGGCGCGGGTACTGGCACTGTTCATCTCCACCCCGGCCCAGTGGGCGGCGCACGACATGTCCCCGCGTCAGGCGGCGTTGGTTAATACCCAACTCAACGCGTTGCAAATCGCGCTGGCGGAGAAAGGCATCCCGCTGCTGTTTCGTGAAGTGGATGATTTCGCGGCCAGCGTCGGCGTGGTTTCTGAGGTATGCCAGCAGCATGGCGTCAGCCATCTGTTTTACAACTATCAATATGAAGTGAACGAACGCCAGCGTGATGTCGCGGTAGAGCGCGCACTAAGCCATGTTGTTTGTGAAGGATTTGATGACAGCGTGATATTGCCGCCCGGCGCGGTGATGACCGGCAATCACGAGATGTACAAAGTGTTTACCCCCTTTAAAAACGCCTGGCTAAAGCGACTCAAAGAGGAGATGCCAGCGTGTGTTGCGGCACCTGAGCGCCGTGACGGTGGGGCAATGTCGTGCGACATAACGTCGTTGACATTGACTATGCCGCAGCAGGATTTCGACCCGACGTTGTTCCCTGCCGGGGAAAAGGCGGCGATTGCGAAGTTGCGTCAGTTTTGCCAGCAGACGGCGGAACGCTATGAGCAGTTACGGGATTTTCCCGCCCTTGACGGAACCAGTCGGTTATCCGCGAGCCTGGCGACCGGTGGACTCTCGCCGCGTCAGTGTCTGCATCGCTTACTGGCGGAGCAGCCACAGGCTGTTGATGGCGGCGCGGGAAGCGTCTGGCTGAATGAGCTGATCTGGCGTGAATTTTATCGGCATTTGATCACCTTTTATCCAGGGCTGTGTCAACACCGTCCGTTCATTCCCTGGACCGATCGCGTGCCGTGGAACCGTAACGCCGCCCATTTTCAGGCGTGGCGGGAAGGGAAAACGGGTTATCCCATCGTGGATGCCGCGATGCGCCAGCTCAATGCAACAGGATGGATGCACAATCGATTACGGATGATTACCGCCAGCTTTTTAGTGAAAGACCTGCTGATCGACTGGCGGGAAGGGGAGCGGTATTTCATGTCGACGCTTATCGATGGCGATCTTGCCGCCAACAACGGTGGCTGGCAGTGGGCCGCCTCGACCGGCACCGATGCCGCGCCATACTTTCGCATTTTTAACCCCACGACACAGGGCGAAAAGTTTGACCGTGACGGCGACTTTATTCGCCGGTGGGTGCCGGAATTGCGCAACGTACCCGGAAAGGCCATCCACACTCCCTGGACGTGGGCCCAGAAAGAAGGCGTTACGCTGGATTACCCGCATCCGATTGTGGATCACAAACAGGCGCGTTTAGAAACGCTGGCGGCGTATGACGCGGCGCGAAAGAGCGATGCGTAG
- a CDS encoding DUF969 domain-containing protein has protein sequence MEDAVALWPLMGIAVIVVGFLLRFNPVLVVIVAGIVTGLAAHMPIATIFEKLGEGFLNTRNLPFILLIPLAVIGLLERHGLKERAQAWIAKIHSATAGRLLIVYLFIREATAALGLTSLGGHPQMVRPLLAPMAEGAAEKNYGALPGAVRYRLRAMSAATDNVGLFFGEDIFVAFGAIIFMHNFMLESGGIQTEPLHIALWGIPTAICAFLIHATRLWRLDSYLQREMAKVNTVAVSKGEAK, from the coding sequence ATGGAAGATGCAGTCGCACTCTGGCCACTGATGGGGATCGCCGTCATTGTGGTTGGCTTTCTCTTACGCTTTAACCCGGTATTGGTGGTCATCGTTGCCGGGATCGTCACCGGACTGGCGGCGCATATGCCGATCGCCACGATCTTTGAAAAACTGGGTGAAGGTTTCCTCAACACCCGTAATCTGCCGTTTATCCTGCTGATCCCGCTGGCCGTTATTGGTCTGCTGGAGCGCCACGGGCTGAAAGAACGCGCGCAGGCGTGGATCGCCAAAATCCACAGCGCCACGGCGGGACGCCTGCTGATCGTTTATCTGTTCATTCGTGAAGCCACCGCTGCGCTGGGGCTGACCAGCCTCGGCGGTCATCCGCAAATGGTGCGCCCGCTGCTGGCACCGATGGCGGAAGGGGCGGCAGAAAAAAATTACGGCGCGCTTCCCGGCGCGGTGCGTTACCGCCTGCGGGCGATGTCGGCGGCGACCGACAACGTTGGGCTGTTCTTTGGTGAAGACATTTTCGTGGCCTTTGGCGCCATTATTTTCATGCACAATTTTATGCTGGAGTCGGGAGGGATCCAGACTGAGCCGTTGCACATTGCCCTGTGGGGGATCCCGACGGCGATATGTGCTTTCCTGATCCACGCAACAAGGCTATGGCGTCTGGACAGCTATCTGCAGCGAGAAATGGCGAAAGTGAATACCGTCGCGGTCAGCAAAGGAGAGGCGAAATGA
- the pcp gene encoding pyroglutamyl-peptidase I, giving the protein MKTVLITGFEPFGGEQVNPSWEVVSRLDNAIIAGCRVVARQLPCVFGESLTVLNAAIDALSPSLVLAVGQAGGRADITVERVAINVDDARIPDNRGRQPVDEPIVAQGPAAWFSSLPIKAMVAAMREAGVPASVSQTAGTFVCNHVMYGLLHKLSARSEVKGGFIHIPYLPEQAAAHPGAPSMAAATVRQALEIAITTALHVENDIAVTGGATH; this is encoded by the coding sequence ATGAAAACCGTCTTAATTACCGGATTTGAACCCTTTGGCGGCGAGCAGGTTAACCCTTCCTGGGAAGTGGTCTCCCGGCTCGACAATGCTATCATCGCAGGATGTCGCGTGGTGGCGCGTCAACTGCCGTGCGTGTTTGGCGAATCGCTAACGGTACTTAACGCCGCCATTGATGCGTTGTCGCCTTCGCTGGTGCTGGCTGTCGGTCAGGCGGGGGGACGTGCGGATATTACGGTTGAGCGGGTGGCCATCAACGTCGATGATGCCCGTATCCCGGATAACCGTGGCAGGCAGCCGGTTGATGAGCCGATAGTGGCGCAGGGGCCAGCGGCCTGGTTTAGTTCGCTGCCCATCAAAGCGATGGTGGCGGCGATGCGTGAAGCGGGCGTTCCGGCCTCGGTGTCGCAAACAGCGGGGACGTTTGTCTGCAACCACGTGATGTATGGCCTGCTGCATAAACTGAGCGCCAGGTCGGAGGTGAAGGGCGGATTTATCCATATCCCTTATTTGCCAGAACAGGCGGCGGCACACCCCGGCGCGCCAAGCATGGCAGCGGCAACGGTGCGTCAGGCGCTGGAAATCGCCATTACCACGGCGTTACACGTAGAAAATGATATCGCCGTAACGGGCGGCGCAACCCATTAA
- the nei gene encoding endonuclease VIII: MPEGPEIRRAADNLEAAIKGKPLTDVWFAFDRLKPYQSSLIGQTVTRMETRGKALLTHFSSGLTLYSHNQLYGVWRVVDTGTLPQTSRVLRVRLQTADKTILLYSASDIDMLTPEQLTTHPFLQRVGPDVLDPHLTPEAVEARLLSPRFRNRQFSGLLLDQAFLAGLGNYLRVEILWQVGLTGQHKAKDLSDLQRVALSHALLDIPRLSYTTRGQVDDNKHHGALFRFKVFHRDGEACERCGGIIEKTMLSSRPFYWCPHCQR, translated from the coding sequence ATGCCAGAAGGCCCGGAGATCCGCCGCGCGGCGGATAACCTGGAGGCGGCGATCAAAGGCAAACCGCTGACGGACGTCTGGTTTGCTTTTGATCGGTTAAAACCGTATCAGTCATCGCTGATTGGGCAAACCGTCACCCGTATGGAAACGCGGGGAAAAGCGTTGCTGACCCACTTCTCTTCAGGACTTACCCTCTACAGCCACAATCAGCTTTATGGCGTGTGGCGGGTGGTCGATACCGGCACGCTTCCACAGACCTCGCGGGTGCTGCGCGTCAGGTTGCAAACGGCGGACAAAACCATCCTGCTGTATAGCGCGTCCGATATCGATATGCTGACCCCTGAACAGCTGACCACGCATCCGTTTCTGCAACGGGTCGGGCCGGATGTTCTGGATCCACATTTAACGCCCGAGGCCGTTGAAGCCCGACTGCTTTCACCGCGTTTTCGCAATCGCCAGTTTTCCGGACTTCTGCTGGATCAGGCGTTTCTCGCCGGACTGGGAAACTATCTGCGGGTGGAGATCCTCTGGCAGGTGGGATTGACCGGACAGCACAAAGCGAAAGATCTCAGCGACCTGCAGCGCGTGGCGTTATCTCATGCGTTGCTCGATATCCCGCGTCTGTCTTATACCACCCGGGGTCAGGTGGATGACAACAAGCATCACGGCGCGCTGTTTCGCTTTAAGGTCTTTCATCGCGACGGCGAAGCCTGTGAGCGCTGCGGCGGTATCATCGAAAAAACGATGCTTTCGTCACGACCGTTTTACTGGTGCCCGCATTGTCAACGGTAG